Proteins encoded together in one Onychomys torridus chromosome 1, mOncTor1.1, whole genome shotgun sequence window:
- the Hmx2 gene encoding homeobox protein HMX2: MGSKEDVGKGCPAAGGVSSFTIQSILGGGPSEAPRESAGWPARKRSLSVSSEEEELEEGWKAPACFCPDPHGPKEPSPKHHPPIPFPCLGTPKGSGSAGPAGSERAPFLSPSHSDFKEEKERLLPAGSPSPGPERPRDGGAERQAGAAKKKTRTVFSRSQVYQLESTFDMKRYLSSSERACLASSLQLTETQVKTWFQNRRNKWKRQLSAELEAANMAHASAQTLVGMPLVFRDSSLLRVPVPRSLAFPAPLYYPSSNLSALPLYNLYNKLDY, encoded by the exons ATGGGCAGCAAGGAAGATGTGGGGAAGGGATGTCCGGCGGCCGGCGGCGTCTCCAGCTTCACTATCCAGTCCATCCTGGGCGGGGGCCCTTCCGAGGCACCGCGGGAGTCAGCCGGGTGGCCAGCCAGGAAACGCAGCCTGTCTGTGTCctcggaggaggaggagctggaggaaggctGGAAAGCGCCGGCTTGCTTCTGCCCAGATCCGCACGGCCCCAAGGAGCCAAGCCCTAAGCACCATCCCCCGATCCCTTTCCCTTGCCTGG GTACCCCCAAGGGCAGCGGAAGTGCAGGGCCTGCGGGCTCGGAGCGCgcgcctttcctttctccttctcactCGGActttaaggaagagaaagagaggctcTTGCCGGCGGGCTCGCCCTCTCCGGGCCCGGAACGGCCGCGGGACGGCGGTGCGGAGCGGCAGGCCGGAGCGGCCAAGAAGAAGACGCGCACCGTCTTCTCCCGCAGCCAAGTGTACCAGCTCGAGTCCACCTTCGACATGAAACGCTACCTGAGCAGCTCGGAGCGCGCCTGCCTCGCCTCCAGCCTGCAGCTCACCGAGACCCAGGTTAAGACTTGGTTCCAGAACCGCCGCAACAAGTGGAAGCGGCAGCTCTCGGCCGAGCTGGAGGCGGCCAACATGGCACACGCGTCGGCGCAGACTCTCGTGGGCATGCCGCTGGTGTTTCGGGACAGCTCACTGCTGCGAGTGCCGGTGCCGCGCTCGCTCGCCTTCCCGGCGCCGCTCTACTACCCCAGCAGCAACCTCTCGGCCTTACCGCTCTACAACTTGTATAACAAGCTTGACTACTGA